A window of the Desulforapulum autotrophicum HRM2 genome harbors these coding sequences:
- a CDS encoding Trm112 family protein, protein MAVSKELLEILACPKCKGEVTLNKNKDGLVCRACCLVYEIRDDIPIMLVEEAKPFKE, encoded by the coding sequence ATGGCTGTTTCCAAAGAGCTGCTGGAAATCCTGGCCTGTCCCAAATGCAAGGGCGAGGTTACCCTCAATAAAAACAAAGATGGACTGGTGTGCCGGGCCTGTTGCCTTGTGTATGAAATAAGGGACGATATTCCCATCATGCTGGTCGAAGAGGCAAAGCCCTTTAAAGAATGA
- a CDS encoding 4-oxalocrotonate tautomerase family protein translates to MMPYVNIKITDENVTKDQKLKLIQGVTQLLVDVLGKNPATTVVVIDEVHTDNWGIGGKCVTELRTRK, encoded by the coding sequence ATGATGCCCTATGTGAATATCAAAATCACAGACGAAAATGTCACAAAAGATCAAAAGTTAAAACTGATTCAAGGCGTCACACAGCTTCTGGTTGATGTTCTGGGTAAGAATCCTGCCACTACGGTTGTTGTCATAGATGAGGTCCATACGGACAACTGGGGCATCGGTGGAAAATGTGTGACTGAACTTAGAACAAGAAAATAA
- a CDS encoding SDR family NAD(P)-dependent oxidoreductase, with the protein MKTDDTPAAACTLDEIKACIPVLESLVADGDLLAELDEADRIALMAAAGQLSRPDRKEIKKRRKAMNRKNMRPVKDEDRAARALTGIRSARTATVFEAPQQLIDLDSKTAEQIGKLNSPRNCYVCKKEFVDLHFFYDTMCPACGEFNYQKRFQTASLENRVALITGARVKIGFQATLMMLRAGATVIATTRFPKDAAIRYSGEKDFAQWGHRLQIFGLDLRHTPSVEIFATHIETHYQRLDILINNAAQTVRRPPGFYAHLMETENLSTEHLSRQAASLLTCHEECKAQLIDQCGIPASAESALPVAWHGQGPGVGLRASAELSQIPYSYDNSLDVERVFPTGELDADLQQKDYRKTNSWRLKIGEIQTPELLEVQLVNAIAPFVLCNRLIPLMKRDFTGEKHIVNVTAMEGKFFRFKQASRHPHTNMAKAALNMMTHTAAGDLAKYGIYMNAVDTGWVTDEDPAELAKAKEQIHDFQPPLDIVDGAARICDPFFDGILTKKHWCGKFLKDYRPIDW; encoded by the coding sequence ATGAAGACCGATGATACACCTGCAGCGGCTTGTACCCTGGACGAGATCAAGGCCTGCATTCCTGTTCTTGAATCCCTTGTCGCTGATGGTGACCTGCTCGCCGAGCTCGATGAGGCTGATAGGATTGCCCTGATGGCTGCGGCAGGACAACTCTCCCGGCCCGACAGAAAAGAGATTAAGAAGCGACGCAAGGCCATGAACCGCAAAAACATGCGGCCCGTCAAGGACGAGGACAGGGCGGCAAGGGCCTTGACCGGCATCAGATCAGCCCGGACAGCAACGGTTTTTGAGGCGCCCCAGCAGCTCATCGACCTTGACTCAAAGACTGCTGAACAGATTGGGAAGCTCAATTCTCCCAGGAACTGCTACGTGTGCAAAAAGGAATTTGTTGATCTTCATTTTTTTTATGACACCATGTGCCCTGCCTGCGGGGAATTCAACTATCAGAAGCGGTTCCAGACCGCATCCCTTGAAAACAGAGTGGCCTTGATTACAGGGGCCAGGGTCAAGATTGGGTTCCAGGCCACATTAATGATGCTCAGGGCCGGGGCAACCGTTATTGCGACAACACGGTTTCCCAAGGATGCGGCCATCCGGTATTCCGGGGAAAAGGATTTTGCCCAGTGGGGCCACCGTCTCCAGATATTCGGCCTGGATCTTCGCCACACCCCCAGCGTTGAAATCTTTGCCACCCACATCGAAACCCACTACCAGCGCCTTGACATTCTCATCAACAATGCCGCCCAGACCGTACGCCGGCCCCCGGGATTCTACGCCCATCTAATGGAAACGGAGAACCTTTCCACCGAGCATCTTTCCAGGCAGGCAGCATCGCTTTTAACCTGCCACGAGGAGTGTAAGGCCCAACTGATAGATCAGTGCGGTATTCCAGCCTCTGCTGAATCGGCCTTGCCGGTTGCCTGGCATGGCCAGGGCCCGGGTGTGGGCCTGAGGGCCTCGGCCGAGCTTTCCCAGATTCCCTACTCCTATGACAATAGTCTGGACGTTGAACGTGTCTTTCCAACTGGAGAGCTTGATGCCGACCTTCAGCAGAAGGATTATAGAAAGACCAACTCCTGGCGGCTCAAGATCGGAGAGATCCAGACCCCTGAACTGCTTGAGGTTCAGCTGGTAAATGCCATTGCCCCTTTTGTGTTGTGCAACCGGCTTATTCCCCTTATGAAGCGTGACTTCACCGGTGAGAAACATATCGTCAATGTCACGGCCATGGAGGGAAAGTTTTTCAGGTTCAAGCAGGCCTCCCGCCATCCCCACACCAACATGGCCAAGGCTGCCCTTAACATGATGACCCACACGGCAGCAGGCGATCTTGCGAAATACGGCATCTACATGAATGCCGTGGATACGGGCTGGGTGACCGATGAAGACCCGGCTGAACTTGCAAAAGCCAAAGAACAGATTCACGATTTTCAGCCACCCCTTGACATTGTGGACGGGGCTGCCCGGATCTGTGACCCGTTTTTTGACGGCATTCTCACCAAAAAACACTGGTGCGGCAAGTTTCTGAAGGATTATCGACCCATTGACTGGTAG
- a CDS encoding YicC/YloC family endoribonuclease — MINSMTAYSEAAFTENDIRAEVEIRSYNSKNLDIALYLPPFCRRFEDGVKKMVAERLSRGRVEIRISVKDESQASTGFVVDEQRALAYFKALSLLKNCLALDADLTLDQVIAGRDMILDEEREPDFDLVWQVVSSTMIKALSQLETMRAVEGENLLTDLEARMAFIETELATIEANALEIPEIYRERLLEKLSRLTAGVENLDPVRLSQEVAILADKSDISEEIVRAYSHIKQFREILASNEPAGRKLNFLIQEFNREFNTMGSKSSQAQLSHRVVNLKSELEKIREQVQNIE, encoded by the coding sequence ATGATTAACAGCATGACTGCCTATTCAGAGGCTGCATTTACGGAAAATGATATTAGAGCAGAGGTGGAGATCCGTTCTTACAACAGCAAGAACCTGGATATAGCCCTCTACCTGCCCCCCTTTTGCCGCAGGTTTGAAGACGGTGTCAAGAAGATGGTTGCAGAGCGCCTTTCAAGGGGGCGGGTGGAGATCCGAATCTCAGTAAAGGATGAATCCCAGGCGTCAACGGGCTTTGTTGTTGACGAACAACGGGCACTTGCCTACTTCAAGGCCTTATCACTTCTTAAAAACTGCCTGGCCCTGGACGCTGACCTCACCCTGGACCAGGTAATTGCAGGACGGGACATGATCCTGGACGAGGAACGAGAGCCGGATTTTGACCTGGTGTGGCAGGTGGTTTCATCAACAATGATAAAGGCCCTATCCCAGCTTGAAACCATGAGAGCCGTTGAAGGGGAAAACCTTTTAACGGATCTGGAGGCAAGGATGGCATTCATCGAAACCGAGCTTGCAACCATTGAAGCCAATGCCCTTGAAATTCCTGAAATCTACCGGGAGCGTTTGTTGGAAAAACTTTCCCGCCTCACCGCAGGGGTGGAAAACCTTGATCCCGTGCGCCTCAGCCAGGAGGTTGCCATTCTTGCCGACAAGAGCGACATTTCTGAGGAGATCGTCAGGGCCTACAGTCATATCAAGCAGTTCCGGGAGATTCTGGCCTCAAACGAGCCGGCCGGAAGAAAGCTCAACTTTTTGATCCAGGAGTTCAACCGGGAGTTCAACACCATGGGCTCAAAATCCAGCCAGGCACAGTTGTCCCACAGGGTAGTTAATTTAAAGTCTGAACTTGAGAAAATCAGGGAACAGGTTCAAAACATAGAATAA
- the rlmB gene encoding 23S rRNA (guanosine(2251)-2'-O)-methyltransferase RlmB gives MSRKSEAVEILCGIHPIREALRAGRRKFYAILVSKDRSRARLAEILGVAQEQSIPVEITDTMTLDALTDNARHQGVAARVSPFATVRAEGIVKQMPKGVSNRFILVIETLEDPQNFGALIRTALCAGVDHIMIPKERSASPSPSVSRASAGAMEHAEISLITNTAGLLRQLKAMGFWVAGLDGQGTTPLFSADLTGNLVLVVGGEHKGIRPLVKKECDFLVSLPIKAGVTSLNASVAGGIAMYEALRQRQLTA, from the coding sequence ATGAGCCGGAAAAGTGAGGCAGTTGAGATCCTCTGTGGTATTCATCCGATTCGTGAAGCCCTGCGGGCGGGCAGGAGAAAGTTCTATGCCATTCTGGTTTCAAAGGATCGCTCCAGGGCGCGGCTGGCTGAAATTCTTGGCGTTGCACAAGAGCAGTCCATCCCTGTGGAGATCACCGATACAATGACCCTGGATGCCTTGACAGACAATGCCCGCCACCAGGGGGTGGCTGCCCGGGTGTCGCCCTTTGCAACGGTTCGGGCCGAGGGGATTGTCAAGCAGATGCCCAAGGGAGTGTCGAATAGATTCATTCTGGTGATTGAAACCCTTGAGGACCCCCAGAATTTTGGAGCATTGATCCGGACAGCCCTTTGTGCGGGTGTGGATCATATTATGATACCCAAGGAGAGGAGTGCTTCTCCCTCTCCATCGGTTTCCAGGGCCTCAGCCGGCGCCATGGAGCATGCCGAGATTTCGTTGATTACCAACACGGCCGGCCTTTTGCGGCAATTAAAGGCCATGGGATTCTGGGTTGCAGGGCTGGACGGCCAGGGGACAACCCCTCTGTTTTCGGCGGATCTTACCGGTAACCTGGTGCTTGTGGTGGGCGGTGAGCACAAGGGCATTCGGCCCCTGGTGAAAAAAGAGTGTGATTTTCTTGTTTCCCTGCCCATCAAGGCCGGCGTAACTTCCCTGAACGCATCGGTGGCAGGCGGGATCGCCATGTATGAAGCCCTTCGCCAGCGTCAGCTGACTGCATAA
- the gmk gene encoding guanylate kinase: MENSKKPGKLFVVSAPSGAGKTTLCKQMLDRFSQLSYSVSHTTRPPRQGEVHGQDYFFIDKSEFQRRIDAGLWAEWAKVHDNFYGTSLTLLQDTLARGGNLLLDIDVQGARQIVKAFPAAVTIFIMAPDFTTLEQRLRRRGTDSEAVIAQRMKNAEQEISQKGWYSHVIKNDDLETSINEMSVIFEKELA; this comes from the coding sequence TTGGAAAACAGCAAGAAACCGGGAAAACTATTTGTGGTGTCGGCCCCGTCGGGTGCCGGCAAGACCACCCTCTGTAAACAGATGCTCGACAGGTTCTCACAGCTCTCCTATTCGGTTTCCCACACCACAAGGCCGCCCCGACAAGGAGAGGTTCATGGTCAGGATTATTTTTTCATAGATAAATCCGAATTCCAGAGACGAATTGATGCAGGGCTGTGGGCCGAGTGGGCAAAAGTCCACGACAACTTCTACGGTACCAGCCTTACCCTGCTCCAGGATACCCTGGCACGGGGGGGCAATCTTCTTCTGGACATTGACGTCCAGGGGGCAAGGCAGATTGTGAAGGCGTTTCCAGCGGCCGTGACCATTTTTATCATGGCCCCTGATTTTACAACCCTTGAACAGCGTCTCCGACGACGGGGAACCGATTCTGAAGCGGTGATTGCCCAGCGCATGAAAAATGCGGAACAGGAGATCAGCCAGAAGGGATGGTACTCCCATGTGATTAAAAATGATGACCTCGAGACCAGCATCAACGAGATGTCCGTTATTTTTGAAAAGGAGCTTGCATGA
- the icd gene encoding NADP-dependent isocitrate dehydrogenase: MSNIISMNDDLVLDVPDCVEIPFIEGDGIGPDIWQAAQPVFDTAVQQAYNGQKKIQWLNIPAGAKGFNKTGEWLSDDALEIIEAHRVAIKGPLATPVGSGMRSLNVKIRQHLDLYACIRPVRYFSPIQSPVKHPEHVNITVFRENTEDLYAGIEWASGSFEAQKLLKFMKTELDVDVCATAAIGLKPICPEKSKRLVKKAVAYAVDNGLKSVTLMHKGNIMKYTEGGFRQWGYEAAQEYFGDRVVTEDELFKSHNGILPRGKVLIRDRIADMVFAEVLLRPQEFDVIAAPNLNGDYISDALAAQVGGLGIAPGANVGDRCAVFEATHGTAPDLAGKDAANPCSIILSGAMMLDHMGWNRAADLVRRSVAQTLGGGRATGDLASGMEGCKEVSCSEFGRIICETISRIDMP, encoded by the coding sequence ATGAGCAACATTATTTCCATGAATGACGATCTGGTGCTGGATGTGCCCGATTGTGTTGAGATTCCCTTTATCGAGGGGGACGGCATTGGTCCTGACATCTGGCAGGCGGCACAGCCTGTGTTTGACACGGCTGTTCAACAAGCCTATAACGGTCAAAAAAAGATCCAGTGGCTCAATATTCCTGCCGGAGCCAAGGGGTTTAACAAGACCGGTGAATGGCTTTCCGATGATGCCCTTGAGATCATTGAGGCCCACCGGGTGGCCATCAAGGGCCCCTTGGCAACCCCGGTAGGCAGCGGCATGCGAAGCTTGAACGTTAAAATCCGTCAGCACCTGGACCTTTACGCCTGTATCCGGCCGGTGCGCTATTTCTCGCCCATCCAAAGCCCGGTAAAACATCCTGAACATGTGAACATTACCGTATTCCGGGAGAATACCGAGGATCTCTATGCTGGCATTGAGTGGGCCTCAGGCTCTTTTGAGGCCCAAAAGCTCCTTAAATTTATGAAAACCGAGCTGGACGTTGACGTATGCGCCACCGCTGCCATCGGCCTCAAGCCCATCTGCCCGGAAAAGAGCAAGCGACTGGTGAAAAAGGCCGTGGCCTATGCCGTTGACAATGGCTTGAAAAGCGTCACCCTCATGCACAAGGGCAATATCATGAAGTACACCGAGGGTGGGTTCAGACAATGGGGATATGAGGCGGCCCAGGAGTACTTTGGCGATCGGGTGGTCACTGAAGATGAGCTCTTTAAATCCCACAACGGAATTCTGCCCCGTGGCAAGGTGCTCATCCGGGACAGGATTGCCGACATGGTTTTTGCCGAGGTGCTGCTCAGGCCCCAGGAGTTTGACGTGATTGCGGCCCCCAATCTCAACGGGGATTATATCTCGGACGCCCTGGCGGCCCAGGTAGGGGGACTCGGCATTGCACCGGGGGCCAATGTGGGGGACCGCTGCGCCGTGTTTGAGGCAACCCATGGAACCGCCCCGGACCTTGCCGGAAAAGACGCAGCAAACCCCTGTTCGATTATTCTTTCCGGTGCCATGATGCTCGATCACATGGGCTGGAACAGGGCTGCAGACCTTGTCAGACGCTCGGTTGCCCAGACCCTTGGTGGTGGAAGGGCCACGGGAGATCTTGCTTCGGGCATGGAGGGCTGCAAGGAGGTATCATGTTCAGAATTCGGCAGGATCATCTGCGAGACCATCTCCCGGATCGACATGCCCTGA
- a CDS encoding ComF family protein — MFRIRQDHLRDHLPDRHALIRCLTRLGRGALTALFPDKCLVCGAYIRCLHDLAPVSDNLEALFESTLARVVCSKCLEQGFTPVLPPLCTCCGKPFLSRAGENHLCFDCIKAAQTGRFMVGRARAFAAHDLLLRDLVHLFKYGKKICLARPLGRLMFHAFMRHFACSAIDLVLPVPLHTRRLRQRGFNQAYLLVRDFPSMWKQAVKHPPGWTISNTILLRSRNTPSQTGFDRKNRLKNLRGAFTVRGTEKIEGRRILLIDDVFTTGATSGEAALTLFKAGALSVDLLVLARA, encoded by the coding sequence ATGTTCAGAATTCGGCAGGATCATCTGCGAGACCATCTCCCGGATCGACATGCCCTGATCCGTTGCCTTACCCGTCTGGGAAGGGGGGCGTTGACCGCCCTTTTCCCGGACAAGTGCCTTGTCTGTGGGGCCTATATCCGGTGCCTCCATGACCTGGCCCCAGTTTCCGACAATTTGGAGGCCCTGTTTGAGAGTACCCTTGCCAGGGTGGTCTGTTCAAAATGTCTTGAGCAGGGGTTTACTCCTGTTCTGCCGCCCCTGTGTACCTGTTGCGGCAAACCTTTTTTGTCGCGTGCCGGAGAGAATCATCTCTGTTTCGACTGCATCAAGGCGGCCCAGACAGGCCGTTTCATGGTTGGAAGGGCAAGGGCCTTTGCGGCCCATGATTTGCTTTTAAGGGATTTGGTTCATCTGTTTAAGTACGGAAAAAAGATCTGCCTGGCCCGGCCCCTGGGGCGGCTGATGTTCCATGCCTTTATGCGCCATTTTGCCTGTTCCGCCATTGACCTTGTCCTCCCGGTTCCCCTGCACACCCGCAGGCTCAGGCAACGTGGTTTTAACCAGGCCTATCTCCTGGTCAGGGATTTTCCATCAATGTGGAAACAGGCTGTCAAACACCCTCCTGGATGGACGATTTCAAATACAATTCTGCTGCGATCAAGGAACACCCCCTCCCAGACCGGTTTTGATCGGAAAAATCGGTTAAAAAATCTCAGGGGTGCTTTTACCGTCAGAGGGACCGAAAAGATAGAGGGGCGGCGTATTCTTCTCATCGATGATGTCTTTACTACCGGCGCCACGTCGGGGGAGGCGGCATTAACGCTTTTTAAGGCTGGAGCCCTGTCCGTTGACCTGCTGGTGCTTGCAAGGGCCTGA
- a CDS encoding DUF370 domain-containing protein, which yields MEQVLLNIGFGNTVVAEKVVAILTPNSSPMKRLKDDAKDENRLLDVTHGRKTRAVIVTESNHVILSSIQAETISQRFSTLKNQENDEG from the coding sequence ATGGAACAGGTTCTTTTAAACATCGGGTTTGGTAATACCGTTGTTGCTGAAAAAGTGGTGGCCATCCTCACCCCCAACTCGTCACCCATGAAGCGGTTAAAGGATGATGCAAAGGATGAAAACCGTCTGCTGGACGTCACCCACGGCAGAAAAACAAGGGCCGTCATTGTGACCGAGAGCAATCATGTCATTCTCTCGTCCATCCAGGCCGAGACCATTTCCCAGCGATTTTCAACTTTAAAAAACCAGGAAAATGACGAGGGGTAG
- a CDS encoding ABC transporter substrate-binding protein — MKKVFDKIPRRWLWCVVSAVVFTFCSGPAMADMSAAKRWIDKEFQPSTLTKQQQTDEMAWFIKAAEPFKGMAIKVVSETIPTHEYESKVLAKAFEEITGIKVTHDLIQEGDVIEKLQIQMQSGKNVFDAYVNDSDLIGTHYRYGFVVNLTDWMAGEGKDVTLPTLDVDDFMGKSFTTGPDGKLYQLPDQQFANLYWFRYDWFTRDDFKKQFKEIYGYELGVPVNWSAYEDIAEFFSEHVAEIDGKAIYGHMDYGKKAPDLGWRFTDAWLSMAGAGDKGLPNGKPVDEWGIRVDANDRPVGSSVSRGGATNGPAAKYSLRKYMEWLRKYAPPGALGMDFYQSLPYLATGNVAQQIFWYTSFVSSIVGEGLPVVNADGTPKWRMAPSPHGPYWEEGMKLGYQDCGSWTLLKSTPIERRKAAWLFAQFCVCKTTSLKKAHVGLTPIRDSDIRDVSFTERAPKLGGLVEFYRSPARVAWTPTGTNVPDYPKLAQLWWQNIGEAVAGEVTVSTAMDNLAAEQDKILMRIARSGVQGDKGPLLNPEKPESYWLDQPGAPKAKLANEKPQGETIDYDKLIQAWKEGRVK; from the coding sequence ATGAAAAAAGTGTTCGACAAGATTCCTCGACGATGGCTTTGGTGTGTTGTTTCAGCGGTTGTGTTCACCTTCTGTTCAGGCCCTGCAATGGCGGATATGTCAGCTGCAAAGCGATGGATAGACAAGGAGTTTCAGCCGTCAACCCTGACCAAACAGCAGCAGACCGATGAAATGGCATGGTTTATCAAGGCTGCAGAACCCTTTAAGGGGATGGCCATCAAGGTTGTTTCCGAGACCATTCCCACCCATGAGTATGAGTCAAAAGTCCTTGCCAAGGCCTTTGAAGAAATTACCGGCATCAAGGTGACCCACGATCTGATCCAGGAGGGTGATGTTATTGAAAAGCTCCAGATTCAGATGCAGTCAGGTAAGAATGTGTTTGACGCCTATGTCAATGATTCAGATCTCATCGGCACCCATTACAGGTACGGCTTTGTGGTCAACCTCACAGACTGGATGGCAGGAGAGGGCAAGGACGTTACCCTCCCCACCCTGGATGTGGATGATTTCATGGGAAAATCCTTTACAACAGGACCCGATGGTAAGCTCTACCAGCTGCCTGACCAGCAGTTTGCAAACCTCTACTGGTTCCGTTACGACTGGTTTACACGGGATGATTTTAAGAAGCAGTTCAAGGAGATCTACGGGTATGAGCTGGGCGTTCCTGTCAACTGGTCCGCCTATGAGGACATTGCCGAGTTTTTCAGTGAGCATGTGGCAGAGATTGACGGTAAGGCCATCTACGGCCACATGGATTACGGCAAAAAAGCACCGGATCTGGGATGGCGTTTCACCGATGCCTGGCTGTCCATGGCCGGTGCCGGAGACAAGGGACTTCCCAATGGAAAACCGGTTGACGAGTGGGGTATAAGGGTTGATGCAAATGACCGGCCCGTGGGATCAAGTGTCAGCAGGGGTGGTGCCACCAACGGTCCTGCAGCCAAATATTCCCTCAGGAAATACATGGAATGGCTCAGGAAATATGCACCTCCGGGCGCTCTTGGCATGGACTTTTACCAGTCCCTTCCCTACCTTGCAACGGGAAATGTGGCCCAGCAGATTTTCTGGTACACCTCATTTGTCTCTTCGATTGTGGGCGAGGGCCTTCCCGTTGTTAATGCAGACGGAACGCCCAAATGGCGCATGGCTCCTTCCCCCCACGGTCCCTATTGGGAAGAGGGGATGAAGCTTGGTTATCAGGATTGCGGTTCCTGGACATTGTTGAAAAGCACCCCCATTGAGCGTAGAAAAGCAGCCTGGCTGTTTGCCCAGTTCTGCGTGTGCAAGACCACATCCCTTAAGAAGGCCCATGTGGGTCTGACGCCCATCCGGGACAGCGACATCCGGGACGTCTCGTTCACCGAGCGGGCCCCCAAGCTTGGTGGACTTGTGGAGTTTTACAGAAGCCCTGCACGGGTTGCCTGGACACCCACGGGAACCAACGTACCTGATTATCCTAAACTTGCCCAGCTATGGTGGCAGAATATTGGTGAGGCCGTTGCGGGTGAGGTTACGGTTTCAACCGCCATGGACAACCTTGCAGCAGAGCAGGATAAAATTCTCATGAGAATTGCAAGATCCGGTGTACAGGGGGACAAGGGACCGTTGCTTAATCCCGAAAAACCCGAATCCTACTGGCTTGACCAGCCTGGCGCTCCCAAGGCCAAACTTGCCAATGAAAAGCCCCAGGGGGAAACCATTGACTATGACAAGCTGATCCAGGCCTGGAAAGAGGGCAGGGTGAAGTAA
- a CDS encoding THUMP domain-containing class I SAM-dependent RNA methyltransferase has translation MEPIKSIKTNVIRKRAGQHKRYATGFKYQQDPTFFGQIAEDLINEGEAELKQLGATDVTPSFRGIYFKAEKETFYRINYQTRLFSRILAPLTSFACNNTDTLYKQAKKIKWENLFKKKSTFAITSNVSDSEITHSQYAGLRLKDAIADYFRERTGKRPDVNTLDPDVMINLHIRKETADISIDASGGALHKRGYREESVTAPMQETIAAAIIRISGWDGTRPLYDPMCGSGTLLCEALMHQCHIPAGIFRQRFGFEILPDFNPDLWNQVKTEANAGIIPIAQGLIAGSDIAESSVTAARTNLMGLHNGGQVSVLNMDFRQIQALEDTIIVANPPYGIRMGKESDLKVFHRELGDFLKQRCKGSTAYIYFGDPQYVGHMGLKATWKRPLKAGGLDGRLVKYEMY, from the coding sequence ATGGAACCCATAAAAAGCATCAAAACCAATGTTATCAGGAAACGGGCAGGCCAGCACAAGCGCTATGCCACAGGATTTAAATACCAGCAGGACCCTACCTTTTTCGGCCAGATTGCAGAAGATCTCATCAACGAGGGAGAGGCTGAGCTCAAACAGCTCGGGGCCACAGATGTAACTCCCTCGTTCCGGGGCATCTACTTTAAGGCTGAAAAAGAGACCTTCTACCGCATTAATTATCAAACAAGACTCTTTTCAAGAATACTGGCTCCCCTGACCTCGTTTGCCTGCAATAACACCGACACCCTTTACAAACAGGCGAAAAAGATCAAATGGGAAAACCTGTTTAAGAAAAAAAGTACCTTTGCCATCACCTCCAACGTGTCAGACAGCGAGATCACCCACTCCCAGTATGCCGGATTAAGGCTCAAAGACGCCATTGCAGACTACTTCAGGGAAAGGACCGGCAAACGACCGGACGTCAACACCCTTGACCCCGACGTCATGATCAACCTGCACATCCGAAAGGAGACGGCTGACATCAGTATTGATGCATCCGGCGGCGCCCTTCACAAACGGGGATACAGGGAAGAATCAGTCACAGCTCCCATGCAGGAGACCATTGCAGCAGCCATTATCCGCATCTCTGGATGGGATGGCACACGGCCGCTCTATGACCCAATGTGTGGTTCAGGCACCCTGCTGTGTGAAGCTTTGATGCACCAGTGCCATATCCCTGCCGGGATCTTCAGGCAGCGGTTTGGATTTGAGATCCTGCCCGATTTCAACCCGGACCTCTGGAACCAGGTAAAAACTGAGGCAAATGCAGGGATCATCCCCATTGCACAGGGACTGATAGCTGGCAGCGACATTGCAGAATCATCTGTAACTGCAGCAAGGACAAACCTCATGGGACTCCACAACGGCGGGCAGGTATCTGTTCTGAATATGGATTTCAGACAGATCCAGGCCCTTGAAGACACGATCATTGTTGCCAACCCCCCCTATGGTATCCGCATGGGCAAGGAGAGCGACCTGAAGGTGTTCCACAGGGAACTGGGTGATTTTCTCAAACAGCGGTGCAAGGGATCAACGGCCTATATCTATTTTGGAGATCCCCAGTACGTTGGCCACATGGGACTCAAGGCAACCTGGAAAAGACCCTTAAAGGCGGGTGGGCTTGACGGTCGCCTTGTGAAGTATGAAATGTATTAA
- a CDS encoding DUF4416 family protein: MSTPKSPDPAKLVISLFMNDQSIVQRVLALLEEKFGSIDMISPWFDFDYTNYYHREMGSPLFRRVVVFKALVAQDSLAEIKISTNNIEAMWKENGKRAVNIDPGYLVKSRFILATGKDFAHRVYIGQGIYADLTLMYQKGRFIDLDWTYPDYRGNAIKSFLEIVRAKYCLDFNKERSLP, encoded by the coding sequence ATGAGTACGCCAAAGAGCCCGGATCCGGCAAAGCTTGTCATCAGTCTGTTCATGAACGATCAGTCCATTGTTCAAAGGGTACTCGCCCTTTTGGAGGAAAAATTCGGCAGCATCGACATGATCAGCCCCTGGTTTGATTTTGACTACACCAACTACTACCACAGGGAGATGGGGTCCCCCCTTTTTCGGCGTGTGGTGGTGTTCAAGGCGCTTGTTGCCCAAGACTCCCTGGCAGAGATCAAGATTTCGACCAATAACATCGAAGCCATGTGGAAAGAAAATGGGAAAAGAGCTGTCAATATTGATCCTGGCTACCTTGTCAAGTCTCGGTTCATTCTGGCAACGGGCAAGGATTTTGCCCACCGGGTCTACATCGGGCAGGGCATCTATGCCGATCTTACACTGATGTACCAAAAGGGACGATTCATTGACCTTGACTGGACCTATCCCGATTACAGGGGGAATGCCATCAAAAGTTTCCTTGAAATTGTCAGGGCAAAGTATTGCCTTGATTTTAATAAAGAGAGAAGTCTTCCATGA